Proteins encoded by one window of Arachis ipaensis cultivar K30076 chromosome B04, Araip1.1, whole genome shotgun sequence:
- the LOC107639411 gene encoding uncharacterized protein LOC107639411, with amino-acid sequence MAQDANNNFYTIAYTVVGSETKESWKLFLTLLQEDLGNASVHGWNFMSDQQKDLLEAMKEVMLEAPNQNCVMYMWKNFINRFKDLQLRDVVWECARCSTPHEFVETMEKLKKINEEAWEYLIRFDPRVWVKAYLNHGPKVDSLTNNMCESWNANIGKYRVKPILTMCEELCCYVMKRMTKHIILLSAYPGKLALVQQKRVGRMIKPSNRWNAEWIGDNERKRFEVSRKTSRVAVKLMKHTCSCNMWQLTGMPCVHAIAAIRKKHDKPEDYVHKWLCMESIHLTYAHSIQPIPSEEYWHRICYIKPEPPPIKRPIGRPKMHKRKKDPIEDLIQGDKVRKTFRITCSKCGEKGHNYKTCKGAPSNPNWKPKTRKPKHQNSSTQAPVELPLSQSAPKTEASHNTQ; translated from the exons ATGGCACAAGATGCCAATAATAATTTCTATACTATTGCTTATACTGTTGTTGGATCAGAAACAAAGGAGTCGTGGAAATTGTTTTTAACTCTCTTACAAGAAGATCTTGGGAATGCAAGTGTGCATGGATGGAACTTTATGTCGGATCAACAAAAA GATCTTCTTGAAGCAATGAAAGAGGTGATGCTAGAGGCACCAAATCAAAATTGTGTAATGTATATGTGGAAAAATTTCATCAACCGTTTTAAGGATCTACAACTTAGAGATGTGGTTTGGGAGTGTGCAAGATGTTCAACCCCCCATGAGTTTGTAGAGACCatggaaaagcttaagaagattaatgaagaagcatgggagtATCTTATAAGATTTGATCCTCGGGTGTGGGTGAAGGCTTACCTTAACCATGGGCCGAAGGTTGATTCTTTGACAAATAATATGTGTGAATCCTGGAATGCCAATATAGGAAAGTACAGAGTGAAGCCCATTCTTACAATGTGTGAAGAGTTGTGCTGTTATGTCATGAAGAGAATGACGAAGCATATCATTCTACTATCAGCATATCCTGGAAAGCTTGCTCTGGTACAACAAAAAAGAGTTGGCCGAATGATTAAGCCCAGCAACAGATGGAATGCAGAATGGATAGGTGACAACGAGAGGAAGCGGTTTGAAGTGAGTCGCAAGACATCAAGAGTTGCTGTTAAGTTGATGAAGCATACTTGTTCATGCAATATGTGGCAACTAACAG GAATGCCTTGTGTTCATGCGATTGCTGCTATTAGGAAGAAGCATGACAAGCCAGAAGATTATGTGCACAAATGGCTTTGCATGGAGTCCATCCATCTGACTTATGCACACTCTATCCAACCAATTCCCAGTGAAGAATATTGGCATAGAATATGTTATATCAAGCCAGAACCTCCACCCATCAAGAGGCCGATTGGTAGGCCAAAGATGCATAAAAGAAAGAAGGATCCAATAGAGGATTTGATTCAAGGGGACAAGGTAAGAAAAACATTTCGCATAACATGCAGCAAGTGCGGCGAGAAAGGTCACAACTACAAGACGTGCAAGGGAGCACCATCTAATCCTAATTGGAAGCCTAAAACCAGGAAACCAAAGCACCAAAACTCAAGTACTCAAGCACCAGTGGAACTTCCATTATCCCAATCTGCTCCAAAGACTGAG GCTAGCCATAATACACAATAG